From Rhododendron vialii isolate Sample 1 chromosome 7a, ASM3025357v1:
ATGCTTACTAAGAGTGTTTGTACCCCTCTATTGAGGCCTGCAGGAGTCATTTATCTGGGAAACTTCTTTCGTATTTCTCAAGAAACTTTTAAGAGATCAGAATATCTATCTGTTGAAACCGTTTGTGAGACTTTTGGTGATCGAGAGTTAATTTATGATGGTGAAGCAAGAAAGCGCAGTAACTCCAGATATCAGGTTGATGCCCCTCTGTTGAGGCATACAAGGGATATTTACACATCAAATGTCTTCTCCGTGTTTCAAGAAGTCGGAGCTTCTGCGTGTCAGGTTTATCCACGAGACGTTTAGTGATATGGGGCTACATTTTGTGTGTCAAGTAAGAAAGCCTAGGCACTCTAGATCCCATAGAGTTCAAGCAGAAGCAAATAGGGGGACTGTGTATTGTAGCTGCAACAGGTTTGGGAATACCGGGATTTTATGCTGCCATGCGCTTGCAGTCTTGGACTGCTTATTCATAGAGAAGGTCCCACCAAGATACATTTCGAAGGAGTTCATGAAAAATCCAGGGACCGGTCTGGTGGAAAAAGATATTCATGGAGAGAAATATCCCGAACTGGTACGTTTTGTACGTTGGGTAACTTTGCATTACGGTGTTTGATAATCTTAATCAAAGAGGCTGTCCTCAGCAATGATTGAATCATGATCGCACTCTTATGAATTGGAATGGCAAGGAATTAGAGGCAAAACGTGGCCAATCGGTCTTCATCTCCATCACAGTTTCGTACATCTTGGGTAGAAACTTCATTGAGATTGTTTTTGGTTGGTAACTTCTGAGATCGGAAAGAAAGATATTGCATTCACGAACTCATACCTTGTAGTGATGATCTAGTAAAACAGGTGACTGATGAACTCAGAAAATTTGAAGTTACgctgtttttgtttatttcttttctgaGATACGAAGTGGGTGAATCGTATCTTCGTTCAACCGAGAACTTGTagtattctgttttctttttgaactgaGAACTAGTAGTATTACAGTCCGCTCTTTTGAAAGATTTCCAACGTCCATGCTGTCAGATTGTTCTAAAATCGGCATTTGTCTTGTTCATGGGGATTGCTGATGCAATTGTTATCTCAATGGGCTATTCAGAGTGTTTTTCCCCCTAGATAATTCAAGTGCTTGTAATTAAGGCAGTTGGAGTCCTCTAGGCAAATTTTTGTCTGTACCAGTGTTTCCGTGCATTGTCGGTCATTTTTTTCCCGATCTTCAATTCTCACATGAGTCTTTGTTTCATTACCGCGTTAACAACAAATGCAATTGGCAATGCATGGGAGCACTAGGAAACGCAAAGATGGGTACAAGATATCGGGAAGGGGTAGGGCAGTTGCTTGTTGCATACTAACAATTTTGGAGCTGAAAATTGTATACTCCCTCCATACCAAAAAGATTTATCCTGCGGAACTTAGAACTTAAAAAGCAAATTTTCGTCAAGAAAAATTCCCAGTCTTTCGAATAAGTGAGAACCCGTTTGACAACTAGTTCTCCTATTAACTAGCAtcaaaaagtttgtttttttccaacaaacatgcattatttttgaattttcattttgcgGATTGGATATTCTTGTTGGGAAGGAGGTAGTATGATTTTTGTTTCTATTCAAATTGCCGTAGAACCATAGCTGTAGGAGAAATACTCATGTTTGGGTTGCAAATCGGTGTCCATCGATGGGTTAGGGGGAGGTGCCTCAAGACCAACAGAAGTGATAGTAAGTAGTAACAGAGCTTCCTCAAGCCATAGAAACTACCGTCCCACCAAAGTAGACCAAAATCGGACTTCATAGGACAATCAAGTACGAGAGGGCATCGTTAGCACTACTCGAACTGATGATTTCCCAGCCGCCCAAACCCTGTGGGAGTAAGCCATGAGCCACTAGGCTACCAGAAGTCATTGACCTCGTTCTAGAATCACCGGAATCGTGAATTGCATATGCACCCATACTCCATGGGCTTCTTCTGTCGTCTTGGGTCTTGGTTCATTCAACAtgtaggctccgtttgtttgagcataaaatattttccttttacttattttttgctgtTTGGTTGTGTCAAAAGacaaggaaaatatttttccacaCTAAACATTTTACTTCATATGGTTGAAAATGTTTTTAGCTTGAAAAGgttgtaagttatttttcgtgTGTAAAAACTATtcaccaaacaccgaaaaataaaaacaaaacttttgtttttctcaaaattattttacatggaaaaaaTCTTcggtcaaaaatattttacttcgaTTGAAAGAAGTGGAAAAGCCCAATATATACAGACCCAGGCCCAAGTCCACAGATGACTCTCATATTCCCGCTCTGCTCAACCCACTTTTCCCGCCCACCTCTCTCCTATAACTAAACCCTTAgcttgaaattctctctctctctctctctctctctctctctctctccaaccaagTCCAGTTACGGTTCGCCAAAGGAAGATTATTCCTGGTTGCACTGGTACGGCGTTTTTAGATTTGCTTTTTCTCCGTATATATATCTGCGTTGTTCCTCAGTCTATTCTCTTCGTTTGTGATTGACGTTAATGTATATGCCGACGTAAAAATCGAAACAACAAGGAGAACGAAATGTGGTTTCTTTTCTTAGGCGTCTTTTTCCCCCCACTCCATTTTATTAGCAATTAGATGAAGGGTATTAATCAACTTGATATATATGTCGGATTTTGCGATATTGAGCACAATTTTGTACAGAAATAGCCCATCTTTATTACTTTAGTTGTACTAGAAAGTGGATTTATTCTAATGATAGCATAGAGACTTCAAAATAGCAGCAACCTTATGAGTACAGTTTTCGAATATGGAAGAACTAGGTTTTGGAACCGACGTTTTATCTCTTAGGCCTTCGTAGACACCTTGCTGTCATTTTTTCCTTAtattaaagcaaaaaaaattggttgacAGCTTGATCATATCATTTTACAGTTTTCATGAAAGAGTTGAATGCTCCAATTCTTGCTCTTGCAAACGCTTCATGAATGCTTTTCAGAACAAAAGTCTTTTGCTTTGCTACCCAATTGGCCAGTTTAATGAAATCATTAGTGCCTGGTTTAATACGCTTAGTTTGATGAAAGAATTAGTAATTCTTTGGAATTTAGTATTTTCGGTCATGAGGAGCTAATATCTTGTCCTTTTTTTTCCGTGATTGAAGTTCTACTGCAATGGAGACAAAGAGTTCTTATACTAATGCTGTTGCTTTGGAAAGAATTTTCTGCACTATGAAGGAAGTCCTGGTGGTTGTGAATGTCGTAGTTGCTGAGAAATGCCTTTATTGGCTCCTATTGGTGATTGGGTCCCTGTCTTATGATTTGTTGCCAGAAGTGAAGCACAATGATGAGAGGTTTCCGATTGTTAACAGAGTGAGAGAGCCTGATGTTCAAAATGATGATGCTGGTAAAAGTGAAGGTCATGATGTTCATGAGAAATGTGATTCTGATGATCATGATGTCGACGACATGTCCATAGGTGGCGGGAGCGATGATGGTGACGGGGATCCCGATGATGATAATGATGACGATGATGGGACAAATGATGAAAGGGGAAGTAGCGATGGAGATGAGGATGGTGATGATGGGAACTCGGAAGATGACtatgatgaagaagatgatggaGAAGAATACgaagatgaggaggaggaggaggaggagggcgaGATAGAAATGTAACATGTCTTTTTCCTTTATGTCTTGCACACTGTTCTAACACTAACCACTTTCAGATTTCTCAAACGATTACTTTGTAGTACAAATGATCTATGCATTAGAGGATCATCTGAGCCTTTTGCTTTTGCATGATACTATGATAGGGAACATTTCTTTCTCTTCATTTGTTTTTCCGGAGATTTGGCCGCTCATTCTATAGTGTACTTCACTAGTTAGCTGCACTCTTAGTAGACTGCTGAACATCACAATAAAAGCATggctaatttttcttttcagaaatggaaaagaaatagCATAATTGTCTATTTCATGCTGGGCCATGGCAATTTTGATTTTCCTACACtgttctgtgtattttttttgctcagtTTATTTATGCCTTATTTCTGTGATATTACGCACAACTAGTGTTTTATGTTTATCCCATTGTCTGCAAAACCGAGTTTATTCCATGACCATATATACACACCATCACTTTGTGTTATGTACTTATATATTAGTTAGCcatatcttaaattgtgtacaGCAGCTCCCTGGCCCACGGGTTAGCTTATGAATCTCGAGGTTGTGCCACTTTGTGCAATCTACCCCTTCTATATCCCACTTGATGGAGTACTAAAACTGTGtgtatctctatctctcttgaTATAGTGATACACGTGCATTGCGAATCCCCTAAAAGAAATTATGAACGGAGCTATGAATAACGGTTATGCATGATCTGGCTAAattattatttgaatttttgcttGTCAAGCAGGTGGTAATACCGGGAAGTGGGAACTGGGAAGTCATCAAATAATGGAAGGCAGTCTGATGTTAGCTTATAGATAGGGGTGGTTATTTGGTGTCAACATTGCCATTCAGCCCATTCTTTCATATTgcatgcatctctctctctctctctctctctctctctctgatgtaCTTCATTTTATCACCCCCATCATTGGTTTGTCAAATGACTTCCTATTACTGCATTTTTATTAAACATTGGTTTCTTATCAAGTTATCATTGTTTTCTTATTGCTGCATGACTAAGTGCTTTAATGAGTTTCCTTTTTCTCATTGAAGGTCAGTGGATACAACAGAATCAGAATACGATGATGACACAGATGACGAACCTGGCTATGGTTCTTTGCTGAGGCATGCAAGGGAAGTTTATGCATCAACTAATTTCTTCATATTTGAAAATGAATACAAGAAGTCAAAAACTCTAGATGTTGACGTGAGCAATGAGGACCATGATGAAAGAGGGTTAATCTTTGAATACACACTTCAGAAGACTGGGCACAAGTTTAGAGAACACACTGTTACTGCACTGCCACTTGATGGAATAATAAATTGTAGTTGCAAGTACTTCGATTTAGTCGGAATCTTATGCTGTCACGCGATAACAGTTCTTGGATGCTTGCGCATTGAGAAGATTCCCAATCCTCATATATTAAAGTGGCAGACGAAAAAAGGCAATCAGTAAGTGTTTTTTATCTTGTAAAACATAAATTTGTCAATTTATCAATGTACTTGTGGTTACATGTTTTTCCTGTTCCATCTtccttttatatattatttattcCTCATATGTTCATAGTTTACAGCTGCAGCTGCAATCCATGCGTGAACAAAAATCAATCACAACTGGTTTCTCCTCGCAGCAGTTATTCTGTTTACCTGTTCTTTAATTGGGCTCAATGCATTAATATCATATCAATTAAGTGGTGTTGTAAAATCTGTTGGTGGTTCCAGGACTTTGAAGTCTAATACCTTAACAGCTATGTATGCTTGTATACCATTGTATGATGGTCTTGTTGACAGTTGCCTTAAGAGCATTTGTTAACAAATCATaacagtttcaaaaaaaaaaaaagtagccaAATTAGTAAATCTTATTGAATGGCTAAGACTCAAGGGTTCTTGAActattcaaaatgaaatcttttctttttctcctatTTCGTCATTGATAGGTTTCTATGTATTCTTTAACTTTATGATCTAGTATGCTTTACTAGGTTTATTCTGGATTAATTAAAAACATCTCCCTTATTTGTTATTTGTTGCTTCACAAGTAGCTACTGTTGACAGTTGATTGCTTAGTGTTGCAgaaacaacttcttcttctttttcccaccGATAGATGTCTACTCTACTCCTAAGGGGATGGGGAAGGGGTACCGCTAAGCGGCATACGGGTGGGGCAAGCCCAAAGGGCATCAACCACCATACCAAGCACTCGCGCTCCTAGTGAAAATCAAACCCTTACCTGAGTCACCTTCCATCTGGTAAGAGGTGAGGAAGTGCCATTGCGCTTCAAGCCTGTTGGCAACAACTATTAGGTCTGGCATGATTTGAAAGGCCAGATGGACTTACCTTGAAATGTTTTGTATCTTATCATGATACTAAAAGACACGCATTTACCTTGGTGAATGGATGTGGCCGGTACTGTTTTAAGTAATTGTTAGACTCTGAATCAGAAGAGGTTATTATCTGTTTATGCATTCTCTGTTGACCAAAGAAACGGCTTTGGATTTCTGTTACTATTTCTAGTCATTAGTGTTGTCCATTCTTTATCTACCATTAGATTTCTATTGATCCTTTTCATTTCTGAATGTGTAGGTTGATGGGTGCTGGAAGCATTAAGAAATCGGGTTCTAAGGACGAGTTGGACATGTATACTAAGCGTGTTAGTATCCCTCCATTGAGGCACGCAGGGGACGTTTATCTGGCAAACATCTTTCCTATGTCTCAAGAAACTTTTAAGAGATCAGAATATCTATCTGTTGAAACCGTCCGTGACACTATTAGTGATGGAGAGCTAATTTATGATGGTGAGGCAAGAAAGCACAAGCAGTCCAGATGCCATGTTGATGCCCCTCTGTTGAGGTTTACAAGGGATATCTACACATCGAATGTCTTTTCCATGTTTCGCGAAGAATACAAGAAGTCGGAGCACCTATTTGTTATGTTTATCCACCAGACTTTTGATGATATGGGGCTGTGTTTTGTGTGTGAAGTAAGAAAGCCTAGGCACTCTAGATCTCATATAGTTCTTGCAGAAGCAAATAAGGGGTTGGTGAAGTGTAGCTGCAAGGGGTTTGAGAATACTGGGATTTTATGCTGCCATGCACTTGCAGTCCTGGACTGCTTATTCATAGAGAGGGTTCCACCAAGATACCTTTTGGAGGAGTTCATGAAAAATCCAGGGATCGGTCTGGTGGAAAAAGATATTCATGGAGAGAAATATCCCGAATTGGAACGTTTCTTCCGTTGGTTAACTTTGCGTTACGGTGTCTAATAGTTTTGGCCAAAAAGGCTGTCCTCGGGATGATTGAATCATTGATCACACTAGGAATTAGAGGCAAAACGGGGTCAATCCGTCTTCATCTCAATCGCAGCTTCGCACATCTTGGGTAGAAacttcattgagattttttgtttggaaagtaAGATATTACGTTCATGGAGTCATACTTCGTAGTGATCTACGTGTAATTCAGGTAACTCagaaagtttgaagttttgctgtttttgtttgtttcttagTCCAACTGAGACTTAGTTGGTATTGCAATCTGCACTTTCGCAAGATTTCTAACGTCTGTACAGTCAGATTGTTCTAAAATCggtgttttttttgtgttcatgGCGATTGTCCGATACAATTGTTATCTCATTGAGCTATCcagacattttttttcccctagaTGAATGCATGTGCTCGTAAGTCGTAAATGAGGCAGCTGGAGATCTAATCCTCGAGACCCATTTTTGTGTGTACCAGTGTTTCCGTGTGTTGtcggtcctttttttttgccaGTCTTTGATTGATTACCACATAAACGGCAAAAACAGTTGGCAATGCATGGAAACACTGGTACACACGAAAATGGGCAGAAATTTGCAGTCCGAATTCTCAATCACTACATTTTTTGAAGATCATAGGAAACGAAGCTCTTAAAAATCAATCTCCACGTGACTCAAAATGGTACTCCTATTAGAACATGGCAACAAACTTTCCCCTTAATATCCATTTTCTAaggctggtttttttttttttttttttgccttagtGACTTTAATATTTGGGAATTTCTGATATCCCATGTGATATCCGCTcgtttcatttttcttcttaattgttttctcttctcctttcttctctttccttccacaagttccaaaaagAGCTAGacaagaaatttttcggtgtcaGGAGGGTGTATTCCACATGGTACATGCTTGAcacattcgagccgtccaacacacttttggacagctctaattgaaactctctctcttctcaccccaacactttctttttccttttctctctccaaatctgagctatccaaaaaatgcaattaacagctcggatgcaccgagcgggcaccacgtggcacCCCCctggcactgaaatttttttccgaGCTAGAGAGAGGGAGCGCATCTGTTTCTCTTGCGTAATTGCGTGGTTTTCTGTCGGATTATTATGCCCACGGGACTTGGACTTCTGTAAGCccaaacataattttttatcaCGAAAATGACAGTCCAaaaagtattttgataattaatattcgccaagaacatgctgagaacattttttgatgctgaaaatatcattgacaggtattaattatcaaaacacttgCTGGGCCCTCatatttcccttcttttttttttctttttcccataCACTTATCTTAGGGCTAGACTTTAGTGGGCTGTAGATTAGGCCCACGGGACATGGAGAGACAAACAGAGCATCTGTCGGTTTTCCTGGGGCTTTGGCATAAGTGGGCTGTAAGTAGGCCCACGCGACTTGGACTTTTatataagtaaacaaaaaaagatctttttttttttttggtcaatcggCAAGCTTTATTAATTCTGAATCAAAAGACAAGTCCAAAGAAGCCTCCAACTAAGCCCAAATAGGAAAATCCCCAACCCAAGTAAGTGGAGCATCAAGAGATAGGACATACTTGACCAGTTGGCCTCCAAATGAACCACCCTATTACAAGAACGaggaataaaattaaaattacaagAACGAAAACTACTAGCTAAAGCTAAAGTGTCACGAACAACCACTTCCAGGTTGGCACTGATTGAACATCTCCCTTGTAGCatacgaaattttttttgagcGTCACCTTCTAGAATAACATTGTCACTTCCATGATTCAATAGATTAGTCACTGCCATGCATACTCCCCTTAGCTTCCGCAAATTCTGCCGAGTGTGCTCCCGAGATAGGAATGGACTCCACGCGCAAAATATTTCTCAGGTGGCCTCGAACTACAAAGCCACCCCGCCTCTACCGACTACCGGTTTCCTTCACATAGGCACCATCAACATTGATTTTCAGCGTCTCAGGAGGTGGTCTCTTCCAGGCCAGTACAGTTGTTTCCTCTTGACTTCTCCCCAGTACCCTGCTCCTTATGTGAACTTTTTGTCATTAaatacggaaaaaaaataaaatttttgaaacatatggtatttttgttatttgtttcgTCTCAtgcaaacttttttttcccttggatcttcattttcataaatttctgatttctctcatcGAAGAAAATAATTAATCCCAAACATTATTATTATGAAGATAGATGAAATGACGAGCTTCGGTATCAAAAGTTTTACTGATTGATCGGTCCAAAAACTATGAAAGACTTCACTATATTACTCCtacaacactttttttttattatttcctgATGACAACGTGGACGGtgccaaaacaaaagaaaataggaaAGCTTCATGGTGCGTCCTGGAGCAATTACACTTTAGGGTCGGATATGTCCATATATCTCTATCATCAGTCTATAACAATCCATAAACAAGGGATGAGAAAACATGATTCTGGTACGGAACCAGGATTTCTTGTACGAGGGGGCCGCATTATGAacaatttgttttttatttttgtatggcGGTTTGGTGTGTCTGAGCCAGGATTCGCGTAC
This genomic window contains:
- the LOC131334166 gene encoding uncharacterized protein LOC131334166, whose product is METKSSYTNAVALERIFCTMKEVLVVVNVVVAEKCLYWLLLVIGSLSYDLLPEVKHNDERFPIVNRVREPDVQNDDAGKSEGHDVHEKCDSDDHDVDDMSIGGGSDDGDGDPDDDNDDDDGTNDERGSSDGDEDGDDGNSEDDYDEEDDGEEYEDEEEEEEEGEIEMSVDTTESEYDDDTDDEPGYGSLLRHAREVYASTNFFIFENEYKKSKTLDVDVSNEDHDERGLIFEYTLQKTGHKFREHTVTALPLDGIINCSCKYFDLVGILCCHAITVLGCLRIEKIPNPHILKWQTKKGNQLMGAGSIKKSGSKDELDMYTKRVSIPPLRHAGDVYLANIFPMSQETFKRSEYLSVETVRDTISDGELIYDGEARKHKQSRCHVDAPLLRFTRDIYTSNVFSMFREEYKKSEHLFVMFIHQTFDDMGLCFVCEVRKPRHSRSHIVLAEANKGLVKCSCKGFENTGILCCHALAVLDCLFIERVPPRYLLEEFMKNPGIGLVEKDIHGEKYPELERFFRWLTLRYGV